The Belonocnema kinseyi isolate 2016_QV_RU_SX_M_011 chromosome 10, B_treatae_v1, whole genome shotgun sequence genome has a window encoding:
- the LOC117182340 gene encoding transmembrane protease serine 11B-like protein, translated as MLFRSFCYIFILALSRDEVTKSNALTPRIINGQYAQLGEFPYQVSLQYNNQRHCGGSILNPKYVLTAAHCLNKTLREFPYKIRILAGTVKLSQPQSIHYVEKIILHPHYIKSTSQNDIALIKVKIPFVFSKFINFISLPQSNTILPIYQLVTVCGWGLSYSSSSGYYKPDHLQKANLVVLDEKVCKQLYSNGNFGKYMDDTQFCLHYPNAWIGTCSGDSGGAVTVNGVLVGVNSWGSATFSNCGRPGFPDVCTKVSKYLDWITANII; from the exons ATGCTATTTCGTTCATTCTGCTATATTTTCATTCTGGCTTTGTCCCGAG ACGAAGTTACTAAATCGAATGCATTGACACCCAGAATCATTAATGGGCAATATGCCCAACTTGGAGAATTTCCATACcag gTATCCTTGCAATATAATAATCAACGTCATTGCGGAGGATCAATTCTGAATCCAAAATATGTTCTTACTGCCGCACACTGCCTCAATAAGAC ATTGCGagaatttccatacaaaataaGAATATTAGCTGGTACTGTTAAACTAAGTCAACCTCAATCGATTCATTACGTCGAGAAAATCATTTTGCATCCTCATTATATTAAAAGTACTTCTCAAAATGACATCGCTTTGATAAAA gtaaaaattcctTTCGTCTTCAGCAAGTTTATCAACTTTATTTCTCTTCCACAATCTAATACAATCCTGCCTATTTATCAATTAGTCACAGTTTGCGGTTGGGGTTTGAGTTATTCATct tctTCTGGTTACTATAAACCTGATCATTTGCAAAAAGCTAATCTTGTGGTACTAGATGAAAAGGTTTGCAAGCAACTATATTCCAAcggtaattttggaaaatatatggACGACACGCAATTTTGTCTTCACTATCCAAATGCTTGGATAGGAACTTGTAGT GGTGACTCTGGAGGGGCCGTAACAGTGAATGGAGTACTTGTTGGTGTTAATTCATGGGGTTCAGCGACTTTTTCAAATTGTGGACGTCCTGGTTTTCCTGATGTTTGCACTAAAGTCTCTAAATATTTGGACTGGATTACtgctaatattatttaa